The genomic window GGGTGACCTCGCCGGGGCGACCGAGGCGATCCGGGCCGCCGCCGTCCGTCAGCTCGACGGCCTGGCCGGTTCCACCGACGTCGGGGACGCGCGGGCGTTGATCGCGCTCGCGCTCCGCAACGACGTCGGCTTGCGGCTGGCCGACGCGCTGGGGCGGCTGGCGGACGACGGGAGCCCGCTGATCGCGGCGGCCGCGAGCGCGGCGCAGGTGCTGCTCGGGCTGGCGGAGCCGGAGTGGCTGGGCGAGCGGGTCGCGTCCTGGGTGGACAGCGCGACCGACGCGGACCGCCGCCGGGTCCTGCAGGGGCGCCTGACCGGCCTGCTCGCGGCGTCCGGTCCGCTGCTGGAGACCGGGGGCGCGGTGCTGGACGGCCTGTTCGACCGAGTCGAGACGCTGGCCGACCAGGACTTCCTGGAGCGGCTACCCGCGCTGCGCGGCGGCTTCCACGTGCTGAGCCCCGCCGGGCGCGACCGGCTGCTCGCGGTCGTGACCGACCGGCTCGGCGACGGGATATCCGAGATCGGTGGGGCGGCCGAGATCGACGTGGTGCCCGACCCCGAGGCGTTGCTGCACCGGCTGCTCGCCGACCGTGCCGGGAGGGCGGCACTCGAGCGGTATCACCTGCCGGTGGCGGCGGCCGTCTCTGCTGAGCCGCCCGCGCCGGAAGGGCTCCGCTCGGCGGGCGCGCAGGTTTCTGGGGGTGAGCTGAGCACCGTGGACCGGTGGCGGCTGGTGCTGGGTCGCCCCGGCGCCCAGGGCAAGGAGGCCGTCCGCTACGCGAGCGCACTCGACGAGCTGTACGGCGCCGGACGCGGTGAGGGCGCCCAGGACGACGCCGACGCTCGCGCCGGGCGCGCGGCGTCCTATCCCACGGCCCGCGAGTGGTCGGAGGAGCTCGCGGTGCTGTTCGGGCCGGGCGTCCGCGAGGAGGTGCTCGGCCGGGCGGTCGAAGCCGGGCGCACCGACGCGGCGCTGGAGCTCGATCCCGCGTCGGCGCGTCCGTCGGTGGAGCTGCTGCAGTCCGTGCTCTCGCTGGTGGGCGGCGTCCCCGAGGCGACGCTCGCCCGGCTGCGGCCGCTGGTCGCCCGGCTGGTGGCCGAGCTGACCCAACAGCTCGCGACCCGGATCCGACCGGCGCTGACCGGCCTGGCGTCCCCGCGCCCGACGTACCGGCCGGGTGGGCCGCTCGACCTGCCCCGGACGCTGCGCGCGAACCTGGCCACCACGCACCGCACCGACGACGGCCGGGTGGTCGTCGTTCCGGAGCGGCCGGTGTTCCGGACCCGGGCGCGGCGCAGCGTCGACTGGCGTCTGGTGCTGGTCGTCGACGTGTCCGGCTCGATGGAGGCGTCGGTGATCTGGTCGGCGCTGACCGCCTCCGTGCTGGCCGGCGTCCCGGCGCTGACCACGCACTTCGTAGCGTTCTCCACGGACGTCATCGATTTGTCCGACCGGGTGGACGACCCGCTCGGCCTCCTGCTCGAGGTCCGGGTCGGCGGCGGCACGCACATCGCCGCGGGGCTGCGGCACGCCCGCTCGCTGGTGACCGTGCCGACCCGGACGCTGGTTGCGGTGATCAGCGATTTCGAGGAGGGGTACAGCGTGGGTGGCCTGCTGTCGGAGGTGCGAGCCCTGGCCGAGTCGGGCTGCACGCTGCTGGGTTGCGCGAGCCTGGACGACGCCGGGAAGCCGCGGTACTCGGTGCCGATCGCCGAGCGGCTGGTGGCCGCAGGCATGCCCGTAGCCGCGCTCAGCCCGCTGGAGCTGGCTCGCTGGGTCGGGGAGCACGTCCGATGAACCAACCACTACCCCCGGTCGACGCGCTGGTTCTTGCCGACGGCGTCGACGCGCTACCCGGGCGGCTGCGCAAGCGGCTGGACGCCGCGGTGTCGAAGGTGGCCGGTTGGACGGTCAGCGTGGACGGAGCCGAATGGTCCGTCCACGTCGACGACGCGACGGTCGTCACGCTGCGCACGGTCGACGGTGCGGTGCGTGCCGCGGACAACGCACGGTGCACGTGCCTGCTCGCCCCGGCCTGCCTGCACCGCGCGGCTGTGCTGTCAGCCGCGCCGGTGGCGACGGAAGAGGCGGCCGGTGCGACGGACCCAGCGACCGGTGCGGCGTCGGACGCGACGGAGGCGCCCGCCGAGGAACCCGGTGACGAACCGGCTGCCACGGGCTTGAGTGCCGTGCAACGCGCCGCCGCGGACGCGGTCTGGTCCGCGGCCGGTGCCGTCCTCACCGCCGGTGTCACCGGCAGCGGCGTCGTGCTCCGGGCCGCGCTGCTGCGCGCCGCACACGATGCTCGCGCGCACGGCCTGCACCACCTCGCCGCAGGGGCCCGCCAGGTCGCTGCGCACCTGCAGGACGCCCGGTCCGGTGCTCCGCAGTACCGGCTGGGCACACTCAGCGACGACCTGCGCGCGCTGCTCCTGCTGGCCCATCGCCTCCGTGATCCGGGCCTTCCCGACGCCGAGGCGGCACCCCTGCTGGGCACCGCCCGTCGCGAGTACACCGCACGGGGCAGCCTCCGCCTGGTCGGCCTCTGCTCGGTGCCGGTGCTCGCGCGCTCCGGGCACGCGGGCACCGCGACCTACACCGTCGACCGGGACGGCGTGTTCTGGCTGGTCGCGGACATTTATCCCGGTGACGTCCAGCGAGCGGCGGTCACCGGCGACGCGGGCATCCCGCTCGGCGAAGGTCTGCTGAGCCATCGGGAGCTGGCCCGCGCCGGGCTGATGGTCACCGGCGCCACGGCCAGCGAGTCCCGGCAACTCGGCGCCGGGCAGGGCGTCCGCGCGGTGCGGTCGGGTGGCGCCACGTGGGACGAGGCACCGCTGGCCGCGCTCTGGGACGAGCCGGTCGAGGCTCAGCTCGACCGGGCCTTCGCCGCGATCGAGTTGCCCGTGCAGGACCGGCCGGCCGGGGCCGACCTGCTGTTCCTCCGGGTCGAGATCATCGGCTCGGCCAGCGGCGGCGTGCTCGCGGTCACGGAGGACGAACGGCTGGTCACGCTCGCGATCGCGATCGACGGCCCGGAGCTGGCGTACCGCGACAACCTGCGGGTGCTGGCCGCTGCGGGCGGTGTCGCGCTGCGCTTGATCGGCCGGCCCGACCCGGCCCGCCCCGGTGTCGTCCACGCCCTCGCCATAGCCCCCGACGGCCCCGCGCCCGACGGCCCGGCCTCGGACGCCCCCGCGCCCGACGGGCCCGCGTCGGACGCCCCCGCGCCCGAGTCGGACGGCCGAGCCTCAAACGGCCCCGCGTCGGACGACGCCGACGGCCCCAGCCCCGGCTCCGGCCCCGACGGACCCGACGGACCTGGCGGACCTGGCGGACCTGGCGGACCCGACGGACCTGGCGGACCTGGCGGACCTGGCGCCGACCGTCTTGCCGGGCTTCGGCTGCCTGCGGCGTGGGGCGGCCACGCCGACCTCGGCTACGACCGCCTCCACCGCAGCATGATCACCGGCCCGCTCGCCGGGCTCACCCCGGCCCCCGCCGACGGCCCGCCGTCGGACAGCCCGGCGCCCCTCGCCGGTGACCCCGCGCTGCGTCTGCTCCGGCGTCACCTCGACCGCACGGTCGAGGGCGGCCGTGCGGTCCAGGCGTTCGCCCGCGGCGACCAGCAGTTGCTGCGCCGGAGCCGCTGGGAGACCGGCGCCGACTTGCTCGCGACGCTCAACGCCTCGGCGCGACCGGGCCACCGCGACACGTTCGGCCGGCTCGCCGACGACGACGGACGACGCTTCGTCGTGGCCTGGCTGGCCGCCGCCGTGTACGAACAGGCGGCGGCCTCGGCCCTCAGCCGCGCGTCGTGGTCACCGGGGAGCGGCCTGACACAGGACTAACCCCCTAGCCCCGAGCGAGCGCCGCCGCCAGCGACGGCGCCAGCGGCAACTGCGGGATCAGCGTCGCCTGCACCGCGTGGTACGCGTCCGGCTTGCCGCTCCACACCTCGGCGGACGGCGCGTTCCCCGGGTCCAGCTCGTGACGCCACGAGCCGCGGTCGCGGTCGATCAGGTACCGGTCGGCGTAGTCCCACCACTGCCGGTACGGCGCCGCGTAACGCGGGTCGCCGGTCTCGATCCAGAGCGCGGCCGCCGCGTTCGTGGCCTCGTTGACCACCCAGTGCAACCGGTCCCGCACGACCGGCTGCCCGGACCAGTCCGTGGTGTAGACGAAGCCGTCCGCACCGTCCACGGCCCACCCGTCGGCCGCCGCCCGGTCGTACAGCGCGATCGCGCCCTCGCGCAGTGCGTCCACCTCGGCGGTCGGGTCGGCTGCGGCCAGTGCCGCGGCCAGGTGCAGGCACAGCCGCGACCACTCCAGGCCGTGCCCGATCGTCGCTCCGTACGGCTGGAATCGGTGGCGGGGCTGATTCCGGTGGTACTCGAGCAGCGGGTTCCAGTCCTCGTCGAAGTGCTCCGGGATCCGCCAGTCGTTCGCGGACGCCCAGCCCAGCACCCGCCGGGTGATCCGGTCGGCGCGGGCCTGCCAGACGAGGTCGCCGGTGGCGTCCGCCGCCGCCAGGTAGGCCTCCACCGTGTGCATGTTCGCGTTGACGCCGCGATACGGGTCCGCCGCCGACCAGCGTCGATCCCACGCGTCGACCACCATGCCGTCGGCCTCGCGCCAGAATCGCTGCTCGTTCACGGCCAGCGCGTCGGTGAGCAGCGCCTCCGCCCCCGGGCGCCCGGCCGCGACCCCCGACGATGCCGCGAGCACCACGAACGCGTGCGCGTAGGCGGCCTTCCCGTCGTCGACCGGGCCGTCGACGGTGATCGACGAGAACCACCCGTCGTCCACCCGATCGCGGAACCGGTCGGTCAGCGCCGCGAGGCCGTGGTCGGTCAGCTCCGCGGCGCCCGGTCGCCCGACGAGCGTGGCCAGCGCGAACACGTGCGTCATCCGGCAGGTGATCCACAGTTCGATCGGACGCTCGGGGTCGATCGTCCCGTCGTCGCTGAGCCAGCCGAACCCCGCCGGGTGCACCGACCGTGCCGCGAAGTCGAACAACCCGTCACGCTCGACGTCCAGCCACGCCCGGTGCTCAGCGGAGTCGATCCAACTGTCACCGCCGGGCCGCGCCGCCCGGATCTGCTCGGCCACTCCGGTCCGCCCTTCGTCGAGGTCAGCGTTTGCGGAGGTAGCCTCGCACCCCACCGCCGCCCGCGCCCGCCGAGGGGCCACATCGAGAGTTCTGTCGGTGCTCATGGCTACGGTCACGCCATGACCGAGTCACCCACCACCACTACTGCTGCCAAGGCGCAGCACTTCCTCGATCTGCACCGCAGCGAGCGTCCGCTGCTGCTGCCGAACCCCTGGGATGTCGGCTCCGCCCTCCTCCTCACCACGCTCGGTTTCTCCGCGCTGGCCACCACCAGCAGCGGTTTCGCGGCCACGCTCGGCCGGAGCGACGGCCAGGTGACCGGGGAGGAGGCCCTCGCGCACGCAGCGGCGATCGCCGCCGCGACCGACGTGCCGGTCTCCGCCGACTTCGAGAACGGCTTCGCCGACGTGCCCGCCGCGGTGGCTGCGCTGATCAGCGCGGCGATCGACAGTGGTCTGGCCGGCTGTTCCGTCGAGGACGCCACGGGCCGCGACGACGAGCCGATCTACGACCTCGCGGCGGCCACCGACCGCATCGCCGCCGCCGCGGAGGCCGCCCACTCCGGTCCGACGCGCCTGGTGCTCACCGCGCGCGCCGAGAACTACCTCTACGAGCGCACCGACCTCGCCGACACGATCGCCCGGCTGCAGGCGTACCAGGAGGCCGGCGCCGACGTGCTCTACGCGCCGGGCCTGATCAGCGCCGACGACATCCGCGCGGTGGTCACCTCGGTCGACCGGCCGGTCAACGTGCTCGCTTTCCCGGGCACACCGCCGGTCGCCGAGCTGGCCGAACTCGGCGTCAGCCGGGTGTCGATCGGCGGCAGCTTCGCGTTCGCGGCGCTGGGCGCGGCGGCCGAGGCCGCGGCCGAGTTCCGCGACCACGGCACGTACGGGTTCCTCGGCCTGGCTCGCCGGGGCTCCAAGGCCGCCCGCAACGCGTTCAGCTGACCCCCACGCCTGGCGGGGTCAGGCGCCGGAGCCGGAGGGCCGAGGCGCCTGCTCCCAGCGCGAGCACCACCGCGAGCGTGATCGACGTGTGCACCAGATCGCGGACGACGTGGTTCGCGCCGGCGCCGTGCACGATCGCGTACTCGCCGATCTCGCGGGTGAACCAGAACGGCAACGCGTGCGCCGCGGCCTTGGGGCCGGGTCGACCGGGTGGACGCTCGCGCATGCGGGCGAGCCGCCCGACGATGGCCTCCGGGCGGCGCGACGCCGTTGACTGAAGTCCGGATCGGACAACACTCAACGGGAGATTTCGATGCTGTTCAGGAACGTCACGCTGATCGCCGCGACGGCGGCGACCGGCCTTGCGGCCGGCTTGTACTACACGTTTGCGTGCGCGGTCATGCCCGGCCTGCGCCAGGTCGACGACCGCACTTTCGTGGACGCCATGCAGCGGATCAACGTGGCGATCCTGAACGGGTGGTTCGCACTCAGCTTCGCGGGGGCGCTCATCCTGACCGTGCTCGCCGGGATCCTGGAGTGGCGGGCCGGCGAGCGGTCGGCGGCGCTCTGGATCGCGGTGGCCGCCGCGATCTACGTCACGACGCTGCTCATCACGTTCGTGCTCAACGTGCCGCTGAACAACCAGCTGAACGACGCCGGCGACCCGGCCCGGATCGCGGACCTCGCCGCCGTCAGGGCCGACTTCGAGGCGTCCTGGGTCCGCTGGAACATCGTCCGCGCCGTTCTGGCCACCGCCAGCCTGGCCACGCTGGCCTACGCGCTCCTCCGCCGAGCCGAGTCCTGATCACGCGAGAAGCCCCGCCTGGAAGGGCGGGGCTGAGAGCGACGTCAGGCGTCACTCCGGCCGATCGAGGATGCGCAGCCAGGTCCCGTCGGGCTGGCGGCGCGCTACCTGGGCGCGGCCGCCGGTTCCGTCGGCCGGGCGGGTCGCGGTGAGCGCGAGGTCTCCGTGGTACAGCGTCGGCAGCGGCTCCTCGACCTTCTGCGGCGGCATCTTCGCCACGACCTTCTCGAACAGGGCCTGGATCGCCTCGCGTCCGACGGTCGTCGCACCGACGGGGTATCCGAGCACGGCGTCCGGCTCGTACAGCGCGGCGATGCCCTCGGCGTCGTCGGCGTTGGCCCGTTCGACGAACAGCCGGGCCAGGTCTTCGGGAGTGGCGGCACGTTCGCGGTCGGCAGTCATCTCAGCTCCGTTGTACGGGTAGGGGAACGAACACCTCCACCGTGCTCCGCACCGATCCAGACGTCAAAGACCAGCTTCTTCTCCCAACTAGAATCGCTAGTTATGGAACTCCGCCAGCTCGCGTACTTCCTCGCGGTCGTGGAGAACGGCAGCTTCACGAAGGCCGCGGCCCAGGTGCGGGTCGCCCAGCCGGGCGTCAGCGCGCAGATCCGCCAGCTCGAACGCGAGTTGGGCCAGCCGCTGCTCGACCGCTCCGGCCGCGCGGTCCGCCTGACCGAGGTCGGCGCCGCCGTCCTCCCCTACGCCCGCGCCGCGCTGGCCGCCGTGGACGCCGCCCGGCACGCGGTCGACGAGCTCACCGGGTTGCTGCGCGGCCGGGTCGCGCTCGGGATGATCACGTCCTGCGGCCCGCTCGGTCTCC from Cryptosporangium aurantiacum includes these protein-coding regions:
- a CDS encoding DUF5682 family protein translates to MQSDDPARVVDALAEQATPYLIGVRHHSPALAAVVPRLLDAARPDVLLVELPAEFADWLPWLADPATVAPVALAGTDGRDNALAFYPFADFSPELAAVRWAARNGVRVVPCDLPLADRGWDRTDTEPAAAGPASAGPDSTGPDSAGPDSARPGTAGPGTAGPGGPLLSDALRAGNTGRVDDDLWDRAVEARAPGSTPEAVRRAALLVGWAFRTDAQREGGVDPVDLRREEWMRRCVAEALASGAQRIAAVVGAFHAPALHVDPAAAGNTPPAAERPDTQIVTSLVPYTFALLDSRSGYPAGIRDPQWQQEVLAAGGDTAAVEDAAIAALVGITAQVREAGHPAGPGEARQAVQLATGLAQLRGLPAPGRGELVEAVQSVLAQGEVQGRGRVVAKAMERVLVGERRGRVAPAAPRSGLRSAIERDLVALRLPGPGDPPRDLRLDPLRSDLDRRREIALRRLTVCRVPYASETDVVGVGGLAGLTTRWTADWTPSTEASLDVAGVQGVTLAQAAEGALRLRHRRQVDAGGPTAGEVVDGFTTAAACGLIDLAAERLTALALTAPATGTLPELLDALAALDRVRLGHVPGLPPSVLPELGDLAGATEAIRAAAVRQLDGLAGSTDVGDARALIALALRNDVGLRLADALGRLADDGSPLIAAAASAAQVLLGLAEPEWLGERVASWVDSATDADRRRVLQGRLTGLLAASGPLLETGGAVLDGLFDRVETLADQDFLERLPALRGGFHVLSPAGRDRLLAVVTDRLGDGISEIGGAAEIDVVPDPEALLHRLLADRAGRAALERYHLPVAAAVSAEPPAPEGLRSAGAQVSGGELSTVDRWRLVLGRPGAQGKEAVRYASALDELYGAGRGEGAQDDADARAGRAASYPTAREWSEELAVLFGPGVREEVLGRAVEAGRTDAALELDPASARPSVELLQSVLSLVGGVPEATLARLRPLVARLVAELTQQLATRIRPALTGLASPRPTYRPGGPLDLPRTLRANLATTHRTDDGRVVVVPERPVFRTRARRSVDWRLVLVVDVSGSMEASVIWSALTASVLAGVPALTTHFVAFSTDVIDLSDRVDDPLGLLLEVRVGGGTHIAAGLRHARSLVTVPTRTLVAVISDFEEGYSVGGLLSEVRALAESGCTLLGCASLDDAGKPRYSVPIAERLVAAGMPVAALSPLELARWVGEHVR
- a CDS encoding AGE family epimerase/isomerase, which encodes MAEQIRAARPGGDSWIDSAEHRAWLDVERDGLFDFAARSVHPAGFGWLSDDGTIDPERPIELWITCRMTHVFALATLVGRPGAAELTDHGLAALTDRFRDRVDDGWFSSITVDGPVDDGKAAYAHAFVVLAASSGVAAGRPGAEALLTDALAVNEQRFWREADGMVVDAWDRRWSAADPYRGVNANMHTVEAYLAAADATGDLVWQARADRITRRVLGWASANDWRIPEHFDEDWNPLLEYHRNQPRHRFQPYGATIGHGLEWSRLCLHLAAALAAADPTAEVDALREGAIALYDRAAADGWAVDGADGFVYTTDWSGQPVVRDRLHWVVNEATNAAAALWIETGDPRYAAPYRQWWDYADRYLIDRDRGSWRHELDPGNAPSAEVWSGKPDAYHAVQATLIPQLPLAPSLAAALARG
- a CDS encoding isocitrate lyase/PEP mutase family protein; translation: MTESPTTTTAAKAQHFLDLHRSERPLLLPNPWDVGSALLLTTLGFSALATTSSGFAATLGRSDGQVTGEEALAHAAAIAAATDVPVSADFENGFADVPAAVAALISAAIDSGLAGCSVEDATGRDDEPIYDLAAATDRIAAAAEAAHSGPTRLVLTARAENYLYERTDLADTIARLQAYQEAGADVLYAPGLISADDIRAVVTSVDRPVNVLAFPGTPPVAELAELGVSRVSIGGSFAFAALGAAAEAAAEFRDHGTYGFLGLARRGSKAARNAFS
- a CDS encoding DUF1772 domain-containing protein encodes the protein MLFRNVTLIAATAATGLAAGLYYTFACAVMPGLRQVDDRTFVDAMQRINVAILNGWFALSFAGALILTVLAGILEWRAGERSAALWIAVAAAIYVTTLLITFVLNVPLNNQLNDAGDPARIADLAAVRADFEASWVRWNIVRAVLATASLATLAYALLRRAES
- a CDS encoding YybH family protein, whose translation is MTADRERAATPEDLARLFVERANADDAEGIAALYEPDAVLGYPVGATTVGREAIQALFEKVVAKMPPQKVEEPLPTLYHGDLALTATRPADGTGGRAQVARRQPDGTWLRILDRPE